The proteins below come from a single Bacteroidales bacterium genomic window:
- a CDS encoding AraC family transcriptional regulator, with translation MENEIINIDIASLYDLPGFDVLPGKFLVFNNYSEPINKFNIHKNIYVKINALLSLCCVKGLIKIQLGNKIYSITENTFMILYADRMFQVLEVSDDIKIEIMFIKDGVFDLGDNSKVIGMRTILSKSQIVELPPKQMKEIVSIFKTIRRVIRDKSNVFTPQIVRAYLNIMFYGLCSHLLNKEHQNKDAPHKEVVFKKFISDLETNYRRERNIKFYADKACLTPKYFSSLIYKQTGQHPSDWIKNYTIAKAKEMLMSGKLSIQQISYDLNFSSQSHFSFYFKQHTGFTPKEYQKI, from the coding sequence ATGGAGAATGAAATTATAAATATCGATATTGCAAGTCTTTACGATTTACCCGGATTTGATGTGTTACCTGGAAAATTTCTCGTATTTAACAATTATTCTGAACCAATAAATAAATTTAATATTCATAAAAATATTTATGTAAAGATAAATGCTTTATTATCTTTGTGTTGCGTCAAGGGATTAATAAAAATTCAATTGGGAAATAAAATTTATTCAATTACCGAGAATACTTTTATGATATTATACGCAGATAGGATGTTTCAAGTATTAGAAGTTAGCGATGATATCAAAATCGAAATAATGTTTATAAAAGATGGTGTTTTTGATCTTGGCGATAATTCTAAAGTCATTGGTATGCGCACCATTCTAAGTAAGTCGCAGATTGTAGAATTACCGCCTAAACAAATGAAAGAAATTGTTTCTATATTTAAAACGATAAGAAGGGTTATTCGCGACAAAAGTAATGTTTTTACTCCTCAAATCGTTCGTGCATATCTTAATATAATGTTTTACGGTTTGTGCAGTCATCTATTGAACAAAGAACACCAAAACAAAGATGCTCCTCATAAAGAAGTTGTATTTAAAAAGTTTATCAGCGATTTAGAAACGAATTATCGAAGAGAACGAAATATAAAATTTTATGCAGATAAAGCTTGTTTAACTCCAAAATATTTTTCATCTCTGATTTATAAGCAAACTGGGCAACATCCGTCGGATTGGATTAAAAATTATACTATTGCAAAAGCAAAAGAAATGTTGATGTCCGGTAAACTAAGTATACAGCAAATAAGTTACGACTTGAATTTTTCATCTCAGTCGCATTTTAGTTTTTATTTCAAACAACATACGGGATTTACTCCGAAAGAATATCAAAAGATTTAA
- a CDS encoding tetratricopeptide repeat protein, with protein MKLKYIILSMCMMFIFNQSFAQKYSGTIQKNPKLSQAQEMFNAENYVAANKIFNELYIENELEYFQEKALVVYGLAISNKILGEYDFAEKYLLEFINTYSESYYLPNARFELAKLYFDKKSYKAALDSYEKVELFRLNEDEKQEYFYQTGYSYLKTNKVDKAATAFYEIKDTNGKYSKAATYYYAQISFEQANYESALQAFRSLETDSEFGESSKQFILRILYEQGKYDEVISYSKKMNLEKGNKKDIAENNLILANSYFQLNEYENALEYFLKNNQRFEREDNYKIAYSYFMLDEFDKALPYFEKAASSNDVLKQNALYHVGICNLKLNNKNFAATSFREAAKMDFNKDVKEKALFNYVGIIYETGFDPYNDGISILQNYIEENPKSPKIDEANSFLAKLFLSTKNYKNALSTIENIEVMTPELKLAHQKITFSNGIDLFNARNYAEAAKLLKESQKYALDKSLKAFSTFWIAESYFRLLQFNNAIPLYKEFLASPEAYDYAEYNYSNYALGYSYFKLKDYASAETYFRKFINSRTHSDKNILSDAWNRIGDCYFIQNKYSQAIQSYDQAIKTNAGNIDYAYYYKALALGATGNLRGKESALKEIFKMPVNTTYRSSAIFELANTYTLLDENASAINTYKQVVSEYPRSPYAIKSKQKIGLLYYAEKEYDEAISYLKDIVVSYSGTLEANESLASLRNIYVELNKVDEYMDFVTNSARIKVTVTEADSMNFASAQNMFAAAKYTDAKRLLNNYLVNFPDGAFVPIVYYYMGECFFMENDYDNALRYYQTAADFPNSLYSENAKMQSAKIYFHNEDFRSAAATYEEIAKNTEYDYVANEANIGLMRSYNELAEYNKLLPTAKLVRAIPDSDENILEEAELNIAIAQYGLGLFSDAYISFSALADKYKNETGAEAKYFCAFITYMNSNYQKAEKEAFDLINNFGNYDYWVARGFILLGDIYVKTDNIFQAKQTYQSIIDNYAGEDLKEEARAKLEAIDN; from the coding sequence ATGAAACTAAAATATATTATTTTGTCAATGTGCATGATGTTTATTTTTAATCAATCATTTGCACAAAAATATTCCGGAACAATCCAAAAAAATCCAAAACTTTCGCAAGCTCAGGAAATGTTTAATGCGGAGAATTATGTTGCTGCAAATAAGATTTTCAATGAACTTTATATTGAAAATGAACTCGAATATTTTCAAGAGAAGGCTCTCGTAGTTTATGGATTAGCAATATCCAATAAAATTTTGGGCGAATATGATTTTGCAGAAAAATACTTATTGGAGTTTATCAATACTTATTCGGAGAGTTATTACCTGCCTAATGCCCGATTTGAACTGGCAAAACTTTATTTTGATAAGAAATCTTATAAAGCGGCTCTCGATTCTTATGAGAAAGTTGAGTTGTTTCGATTAAATGAGGATGAAAAGCAAGAATATTTTTATCAAACGGGTTATTCTTATTTGAAAACGAATAAAGTTGATAAGGCAGCTACTGCATTTTATGAAATAAAGGATACCAACGGAAAATACAGCAAGGCGGCAACTTATTATTATGCTCAAATTTCTTTTGAACAAGCTAATTATGAATCTGCTTTGCAAGCGTTTAGAAGTCTGGAAACCGATAGTGAGTTCGGAGAAAGTTCAAAACAATTTATTTTAAGAATATTATATGAACAAGGAAAATATGATGAGGTAATTTCTTATTCAAAAAAAATGAATCTGGAGAAAGGAAATAAAAAGGATATTGCCGAAAATAATTTGATACTTGCAAATTCATATTTCCAACTGAATGAATATGAAAATGCTTTGGAATATTTCCTGAAAAATAATCAAAGATTTGAAAGAGAGGATAATTATAAAATTGCGTATTCGTATTTTATGCTTGATGAATTTGATAAGGCGCTTCCATACTTTGAAAAAGCCGCTAGCTCAAATGATGTGCTGAAACAAAATGCGCTATATCATGTCGGAATTTGTAATTTAAAATTAAATAATAAAAATTTTGCGGCAACTTCTTTCAGGGAAGCTGCAAAAATGGATTTCAATAAGGATGTTAAGGAAAAAGCTTTATTTAATTATGTAGGTATTATCTATGAAACCGGTTTTGATCCGTATAATGACGGCATCAGTATTCTTCAAAATTATATAGAAGAAAATCCGAAATCGCCAAAAATTGATGAGGCAAATTCTTTTCTTGCAAAATTATTTCTTTCTACAAAGAATTACAAAAATGCGTTGTCAACAATAGAAAATATTGAAGTGATGACTCCAGAGTTAAAATTGGCTCATCAAAAAATAACTTTTTCTAACGGAATTGATTTATTTAATGCCCGTAATTATGCCGAAGCTGCAAAACTTTTAAAGGAATCTCAAAAATATGCTCTCGACAAAAGTTTGAAGGCGTTTTCAACTTTCTGGATAGCTGAAAGTTATTTCAGATTGTTGCAGTTTAACAATGCAATTCCTTTATATAAAGAATTTCTTGCCAGTCCGGAAGCTTATGATTATGCCGAATATAATTATTCTAATTATGCACTCGGATATTCTTATTTCAAATTGAAAGATTATGCATCCGCAGAAACTTATTTTAGAAAGTTTATTAATTCCCGTACTCATTCCGATAAAAATATTTTAAGTGATGCGTGGAACCGAATAGGAGATTGTTATTTCATTCAAAATAAATATTCTCAAGCTATTCAATCGTATGACCAAGCTATTAAGACTAATGCCGGAAATATAGATTATGCTTATTATTACAAAGCATTAGCCCTTGGTGCTACAGGAAATCTTAGAGGAAAAGAAAGCGCTTTGAAGGAAATATTTAAAATGCCCGTTAATACTACTTACCGCAGCAGCGCTATTTTCGAATTAGCTAATACATACACTCTTTTAGATGAAAATGCAAGTGCGATAAATACTTATAAACAAGTAGTTAGTGAATACCCGAGAAGTCCTTATGCTATTAAATCGAAACAAAAAATAGGATTGCTTTATTATGCTGAAAAGGAGTATGATGAAGCAATTTCTTATCTCAAAGATATTGTTGTTTCATACTCTGGAACCTTAGAAGCTAACGAAAGTTTGGCAAGTTTGAGGAATATTTATGTTGAGCTTAACAAAGTAGATGAGTACATGGATTTTGTTACTAATTCAGCAAGAATTAAAGTTACGGTTACAGAAGCCGATTCTATGAATTTTGCCAGTGCTCAAAATATGTTTGCCGCCGCAAAATATACGGATGCGAAAAGATTGCTTAATAACTATCTTGTTAATTTTCCGGATGGCGCATTTGTTCCAATTGTTTATTATTATATGGGCGAATGTTTCTTTATGGAAAATGATTATGATAACGCATTGAGATACTATCAAACCGCTGCCGACTTCCCCAATTCCCTATATAGCGAAAACGCAAAAATGCAGTCGGCGAAAATTTATTTTCATAATGAAGATTTTCGTAGTGCTGCCGCAACTTATGAGGAGATAGCTAAAAATACGGAATATGATTATGTTGCAAATGAGGCAAATATCGGACTAATGCGTTCTTACAACGAGTTGGCGGAATACAACAAATTACTTCCAACTGCTAAACTTGTTAGGGCAATTCCCGATTCGGACGAAAATATTTTGGAGGAAGCTGAGCTCAATATTGCAATTGCACAATACGGATTAGGATTATTCAGTGATGCGTATATTTCGTTTAGCGCTCTTGCAGATAAATATAAAAATGAAACCGGCGCCGAAGCTAAATATTTTTGTGCTTTTATAACTTATATGAATTCAAATTATCAAAAAGCTGAAAAAGAGGCTTTTGATTTGATAAATAATTTCGGTAATTATGATTATTGGGTTGCCCGCGGTTTCATTCTTTTGGGCGATATTTATGTAAAAACCGATAATATTTTCCAAGCTAAACAAACTTATCAAAGTATTATTGATAATTATGCAGGTGAAGATCTGAAGGAAGAAGCGCGTGCAAAACTCGAAGCAATAGACAATTAA
- the gyrB gene encoding DNA topoisomerase (ATP-hydrolyzing) subunit B, whose translation MSDLNKENDKLNKQNQDQKQYTADNIQVLEGLEAVRKRPAMYIGDISEKGLHHLVYEVVDNSIDEALAGFCTHIDVEIHEDNSVSVLDNGRGIPVDFHEKEQRSALEVVLTVLHAGGKFDKGTYKVSGGLHGVGVSCVNALSKDLLVKVFRNGNVYQQEYQFGKPLYSVKEVDKTSITGTYVKFTPDDSIFIVTEYDFHILATRLRELAFLNKGITITLTDHREGENKDKTTTYYSEKGLIDFINYLDATREKITVEPIYIEGEKNGVPLEIAMQYNTSFSENIHSFVNNINTIEGGTHLTGFRAALTKTLKNYAEKAGFLSKLKFEVSSDDFREGLTAIISAKVAEPQFEGQTKTKLGNSEVRWAVEQMVNEHLGYYLEEHPKEAKNIVDKVILAATARHAARKAREMVQRKGALSGFGLPGKLADCSEKDPARCELFLVEGDSAGGTAKTGRNRLFQAILPLRGKILNVEKAMQHKAFESEEIRNMYSALGVTIGTEEDSKALNLSKLRYHKIVIMTDADVDGSHITTLILTFFFRYMKELIESGYVYIATPPLYLVKKGNTEKYAWSDDGRDLIIRELSEASASGEKGINVQRYKGLGEMNDVQLWTTTMDPETRTLRRVNIENALEADRVFSMLMGDEVPPRREFIEQNATYANIDA comes from the coding sequence ATGAGTGATTTAAATAAAGAAAACGATAAATTGAACAAACAAAATCAAGACCAAAAACAATACACCGCCGATAACATTCAAGTTTTAGAAGGTTTGGAAGCCGTTCGTAAACGTCCGGCAATGTATATAGGTGATATAAGTGAGAAAGGTCTTCATCATCTTGTTTATGAAGTAGTAGATAATTCAATAGATGAAGCTCTTGCCGGTTTTTGTACCCACATTGATGTTGAAATTCACGAAGATAATTCGGTTTCCGTTTTAGATAATGGTCGCGGTATTCCGGTTGATTTCCACGAAAAGGAACAGAGATCGGCTCTGGAAGTTGTTCTCACAGTTCTTCATGCCGGCGGTAAATTCGATAAAGGTACTTATAAAGTTTCCGGCGGTTTGCACGGAGTTGGTGTTTCTTGTGTTAACGCTCTTTCAAAAGACCTTCTGGTTAAGGTTTTTAGAAATGGGAATGTTTATCAACAAGAATATCAGTTCGGTAAACCTTTATATAGTGTAAAAGAAGTAGATAAAACAAGTATTACGGGAACTTATGTGAAATTTACTCCAGACGATAGTATATTTATTGTTACCGAATATGATTTTCATATTCTTGCAACACGTTTAAGGGAATTAGCTTTTCTGAATAAAGGAATTACAATTACTTTGACGGATCATCGTGAGGGTGAAAATAAAGATAAAACAACAACTTATTATTCCGAAAAAGGGCTGATAGATTTTATCAATTATCTTGATGCTACTCGTGAAAAGATTACTGTTGAACCGATTTATATTGAGGGTGAAAAAAACGGCGTTCCTCTTGAAATTGCTATGCAGTATAATACCTCTTTTTCAGAAAATATTCATTCTTTTGTTAATAATATTAATACTATAGAGGGTGGTACACATCTTACAGGTTTTCGCGCAGCTCTAACTAAAACTTTGAAAAACTATGCGGAAAAAGCAGGGTTTTTATCTAAGTTGAAATTCGAAGTCAGTAGCGATGATTTTAGAGAGGGTTTAACGGCTATTATTTCAGCAAAAGTTGCGGAACCGCAATTTGAAGGTCAAACCAAAACCAAACTCGGCAATTCGGAAGTTAGATGGGCGGTTGAACAAATGGTAAACGAACATCTCGGATATTATCTTGAAGAACATCCGAAAGAAGCAAAAAATATTGTGGATAAAGTTATTCTTGCTGCTACCGCTCGTCATGCCGCACGCAAAGCTCGCGAAATGGTTCAACGTAAAGGAGCTTTATCCGGATTCGGATTACCGGGAAAACTTGCAGATTGTTCCGAAAAAGATCCTGCTCGTTGTGAACTTTTCCTTGTTGAGGGTGACTCGGCAGGCGGAACTGCAAAAACAGGAAGAAATAGATTATTTCAAGCAATTCTACCGCTCAGGGGTAAAATTCTGAATGTTGAAAAAGCAATGCAACATAAAGCTTTCGAAAGCGAAGAAATTAGAAATATGTATTCTGCACTGGGGGTTACTATCGGAACAGAAGAGGATAGCAAAGCCCTAAATTTATCAAAACTCAGATATCATAAAATAGTTATTATGACTGATGCTGATGTCGACGGCAGCCATATTACAACTCTTATTCTTACCTTCTTTTTCAGATATATGAAAGAATTGATTGAAAGCGGTTATGTTTATATTGCTACGCCGCCGTTATATCTTGTTAAGAAAGGTAATACGGAAAAGTATGCTTGGTCTGACGATGGTCGTGATTTGATTATCCGCGAACTTTCTGAAGCGAGTGCATCGGGAGAGAAAGGTATTAATGTTCAAAGATATAAGGGTCTCGGAGAGATGAATGATGTACAACTTTGGACTACTACCATGGATCCCGAAACACGTACTTTGCGACGAGTTAATATTGAAAATGCTCTCGAGGCAGATCGTGTTTTCTCAATGCTCATGGGTGATGAAGTACCGCCAAGAAGAGAGTTTATAGAACAAAATGCTACTTATGCAAATATTGATGCATAA
- a CDS encoding DUF5686 and carboxypeptidase regulatory-like domain-containing protein has translation MGNLRCENIKEKTSIRKSFYLISIISFLINIVAYSQTIDVSGIIKDSATLEPISFANIVFTGTNIGTCSNLDGSFNLKNTAEATSLTVSLLGYQQTVINLTENYTTNLEIKLPIESVQLDEFVITDKKKVSYSKKDNPAIDFMREVIERRKDNNIESKPYYQVERYEKFTTSLSNFDSIGKVFQRFNFLKSNIDTSAIDGKPILTLAIKETATDIYYRKMPNTKKEIDKAQRSEGIGKDLDESINYNIQELFRGINLYDNNIKLLQYYFISPLSSSMALSFYKYYIVDTLTIDGIECMEMAFFPYNHQSMGFIGTLYITLDGNYSLKKADLVVPEKINLNFAKNLHISQTFEQLNDNISVLIEENLYVNMYLFRNIPEVQINQFRTYKNYNFESFDNTIFNISQQNSFTSDNKLIMSDEFWTNIRPVPLKQKELGVKKLFTQIQEIPLYKTVVRISDFISSGYFLTGGSRDKSMFDIGPLPSIFSINDIEGCRFKLGIMTTANLNSNVFVSGYAAYGIRDNKFKYGGTLSYSFDKKNYHPLEFPRNNLTLTYNYDLFTLGSVFSDFQKDDFLISWKVGDPITKASYIRTISIGYEKDFSRDFNFRVTLKNQVDTPTGSLIYRLNSEDPISNINLLRTTELGLHLKYTIGATPYNGLNSAMNLSKDVVEFTLSHYIGIQGLFGGQYHYEHTEIAFKKSINLAAFGYLNAHIKAGMVWTPVPFPLLIFPNATQSVIMQSDAFNTMNALEFVMDKHLSVNLTYHLNGLIFNRIPYFNFLKLREVVSFNGVWGALSDKNNPDISSGLFILPEGTSAIGKVPFMEMSFGIENIFKVFRIDYVHRLTYNNGTKHRGGVRFTFGINF, from the coding sequence ATGGGAAACCTAAGGTGTGAAAATATAAAAGAAAAAACTTCTATACGAAAGTCTTTTTATCTCATTTCAATCATTTCATTTTTAATAAACATTGTTGCATACTCGCAAACTATTGATGTTTCGGGAATTATCAAAGACTCAGCTACTTTGGAACCGATTAGCTTTGCAAACATCGTTTTTACCGGAACAAATATCGGTACTTGCTCAAATCTCGATGGAAGTTTCAACCTTAAAAATACGGCCGAAGCAACATCATTAACCGTTTCATTATTAGGATATCAGCAAACAGTGATTAATCTTACAGAAAATTATACGACAAATTTGGAAATTAAGCTCCCGATAGAAAGTGTTCAACTCGACGAATTCGTTATTACTGATAAAAAGAAGGTTTCATATTCAAAAAAGGATAATCCTGCGATAGATTTTATGAGAGAAGTAATTGAAAGAAGAAAAGACAATAATATAGAATCTAAACCGTATTATCAAGTTGAACGTTATGAGAAATTTACTACATCCTTAAGTAATTTCGACAGCATCGGAAAGGTATTTCAAAGATTTAATTTTTTAAAAAGCAATATCGACACTTCGGCAATTGACGGCAAACCTATATTAACTTTAGCAATTAAAGAAACTGCTACGGATATTTATTACAGAAAAATGCCAAATACAAAGAAGGAAATCGACAAGGCGCAACGCTCCGAAGGAATCGGTAAAGATTTGGATGAAAGCATTAATTATAATATACAAGAATTATTCCGCGGGATCAATCTCTACGATAACAACATAAAACTCCTGCAATATTATTTCATCAGTCCACTATCCTCTTCAATGGCTTTATCGTTTTACAAATATTATATTGTTGATACTCTTACTATTGATGGCATCGAATGTATGGAAATGGCATTCTTTCCGTATAATCATCAAAGTATGGGATTTATCGGTACACTATATATAACTCTCGATGGAAATTATTCTTTGAAAAAAGCAGATTTAGTTGTTCCGGAGAAAATCAATTTGAATTTTGCCAAAAACTTACACATCTCACAGACTTTCGAGCAGTTAAATGACAATATTTCGGTTTTAATAGAAGAGAATTTATACGTGAATATGTATCTGTTTAGGAATATTCCAGAAGTTCAGATAAATCAATTCCGGACGTATAAAAATTATAATTTCGAAAGTTTTGATAATACTATTTTTAATATTTCACAACAAAATTCATTTACATCAGATAATAAGTTAATTATGTCTGATGAATTTTGGACAAATATACGACCGGTTCCATTAAAACAAAAAGAACTCGGAGTTAAAAAACTTTTTACGCAAATTCAAGAAATTCCTCTTTACAAAACAGTTGTAAGAATCAGCGATTTTATTTCTTCAGGATACTTTTTGACAGGAGGAAGCAGGGATAAAAGCATGTTTGATATTGGTCCGCTGCCGAGTATTTTCTCAATAAACGACATTGAAGGATGCAGGTTTAAGCTTGGCATAATGACAACGGCAAATTTAAACAGCAATGTTTTTGTAAGCGGTTATGCGGCTTATGGTATCAGGGATAATAAATTCAAGTACGGCGGAACTTTATCTTATTCTTTTGATAAAAAGAACTACCATCCTCTGGAATTCCCGCGTAATAATTTAACCCTAACATATAACTATGATCTGTTTACATTAGGTTCGGTTTTCAGTGATTTTCAAAAAGATGATTTTTTAATTTCTTGGAAAGTCGGCGATCCTATTACAAAAGCATCTTATATCCGCACGATTTCAATAGGATATGAAAAAGATTTCAGTAGAGATTTCAATTTCAGGGTTACTTTGAAAAATCAAGTTGATACGCCTACAGGTAGTTTGATTTACAGACTAAATTCGGAGGATCCTATATCAAACATTAATCTTTTGAGAACAACCGAACTCGGTTTACACCTTAAATATACAATTGGCGCTACGCCGTATAACGGATTAAATTCCGCCATGAATTTATCGAAAGATGTTGTTGAGTTTACACTCTCCCATTATATAGGAATCCAAGGACTTTTCGGCGGACAATATCATTATGAACATACGGAAATAGCTTTTAAGAAAAGTATCAATTTGGCTGCATTCGGATATCTTAATGCTCACATAAAAGCCGGAATGGTCTGGACACCGGTTCCGTTTCCACTATTAATTTTCCCAAACGCCACACAATCGGTTATCATGCAGTCTGATGCTTTCAACACAATGAATGCTCTTGAGTTTGTTATGGATAAACATTTAAGCGTTAATTTAACCTATCATCTAAACGGCCTTATTTTTAACCGCATTCCGTATTTTAATTTTTTAAAACTCAGAGAAGTTGTTTCTTTCAACGGTGTTTGGGGTGCATTATCAGACAAGAACAATCCCGACATTTCTTCCGGTTTATTTATATTACCCGAAGGAACAAGTGCAATAGGAAAAGTTCCATTTATGGAAATGAGTTTCGGTATAGAAAACATCTTCAAGGTATTTAGAATCGATTACGTTCATCGTCTAACATACAATAACGGTACAAAACACAGAGGCGGAGTAAGGTTCACTTTCGGAATAAACTTTTGA
- a CDS encoding TolC family protein, with product MMKKIFFSILICGFAVSLQGQLTLEYCHERAKANYPLIKQYDLIEQSKKYNIAQINKSYIPQLSLNGKVTWQSDVTEFPEEFSDMLEQMNVSIDFPGQDQYNFALELRQTIWDGGATGTQKKIINSQNEIEKYNLEVNMYALTDQINQLYFSILLIDEQMRQNTLLKQELERNYNLVSTYIKNGVAQQSDLDEIKVEMLSAEQRDTEMKTSKKTFKKMLSAFIAEEITDNIVLEKPKAELSISETINRPELKLYDSQIQLYETRSKQLWSNGMPRIALFAQGAYGNPGLNMFESGFTPYFIGGVQLSWNFGGLYTNNDEKKTFNLQKQQTEVQREVFLFNLKQKLVQQDSEIEKLQNLLENDDEIIRLREDIQKTAEVKVENGTMNVNDLLQYINTTSIARQNKAYHEIQLLMAIWQRQSIVNN from the coding sequence ATGATGAAGAAAATATTTTTTTCAATATTAATTTGTGGTTTTGCAGTCTCATTGCAAGGACAATTAACTTTGGAATATTGTCATGAAAGAGCAAAAGCAAATTATCCGTTAATTAAACAATATGATTTAATTGAACAATCAAAAAAGTATAATATTGCTCAAATAAACAAGTCTTATATACCACAACTATCTTTGAACGGTAAAGTTACATGGCAATCGGATGTTACGGAATTTCCCGAAGAATTTTCGGATATGTTGGAACAAATGAATGTGTCAATAGACTTTCCCGGGCAGGATCAATATAATTTTGCTTTGGAATTGAGGCAAACAATCTGGGACGGTGGCGCAACCGGCACACAGAAAAAGATTATCAATTCTCAAAATGAAATTGAAAAATATAATCTGGAAGTAAATATGTATGCACTAACGGATCAAATTAATCAGCTTTATTTTTCTATTTTGTTAATTGACGAACAAATGCGTCAGAATACGCTTTTAAAACAAGAATTGGAACGAAACTACAACTTAGTAAGTACTTATATTAAAAATGGTGTTGCCCAACAATCGGATTTGGATGAGATAAAAGTTGAAATGCTTTCGGCCGAACAACGTGATACCGAAATGAAAACGTCTAAAAAAACTTTCAAGAAAATGCTTAGCGCTTTTATCGCAGAAGAAATTACTGATAATATTGTTTTAGAAAAACCTAAGGCGGAACTCAGCATAAGCGAAACAATAAATCGTCCGGAATTGAAACTTTACGATTCGCAAATCCAATTATATGAAACCCGAAGTAAACAATTGTGGAGCAACGGAATGCCGCGTATCGCACTTTTTGCACAAGGAGCTTACGGAAATCCCGGACTTAACATGTTTGAAAGCGGATTTACTCCATATTTTATAGGCGGTGTACAACTTTCTTGGAATTTCGGCGGACTATATACTAATAATGATGAAAAGAAAACTTTCAATCTGCAAAAGCAACAAACTGAAGTTCAAAGAGAAGTATTTCTTTTCAATTTAAAACAAAAATTAGTTCAACAAGATAGTGAAATAGAAAAACTTCAAAACTTACTTGAAAATGATGACGAAATTATTCGTTTACGTGAAGATATTCAGAAAACTGCGGAAGTAAAAGTTGAAAACGGCACAATGAATGTAAATGATTTACTTCAATATATAAATACTACCAGTATTGCACGACAAAATAAAGCTTACCATGAAATACAGTTATTAATGGCTATTTGGCAAAGACAATCAATAGTTAATAATTAA
- a CDS encoding TetR/AcrR family transcriptional regulator, with amino-acid sequence MEKQKQTTEEQILEAAEKVFLEKGFNNTKISDIAKSAGANNALINYYFRSKENLFNKVLTNKIEFLANAMEYVLDQDLSFEDMIKHFSEAQFDFFKENEALLRFIFNEILPNESRINMFRQNIIPVVLQASAQLDKRLQEEITAGRVRNIKMFDLLYTMISLNILCFVIRPIIMGTGEDENSITEHFSQVMENRKEKNVEIIMSYLKI; translated from the coding sequence ATGGAAAAACAAAAACAAACAACGGAAGAGCAAATTCTTGAAGCTGCTGAAAAAGTTTTTTTGGAAAAAGGTTTTAACAACACTAAAATCAGCGATATTGCAAAATCAGCAGGAGCAAATAATGCACTTATCAATTATTATTTCCGTTCGAAAGAAAATCTTTTCAACAAAGTGCTTACCAACAAAATCGAATTTTTAGCGAATGCTATGGAATATGTTTTGGATCAGGATTTATCTTTTGAAGATATGATTAAGCACTTTAGCGAAGCGCAATTCGATTTTTTCAAAGAAAATGAAGCATTATTGAGGTTTATATTTAATGAGATATTACCTAATGAGTCGAGAATAAATATGTTCAGACAAAACATTATTCCTGTTGTATTACAAGCCAGTGCGCAATTAGACAAACGTTTGCAAGAAGAAATTACGGCAGGTCGTGTGCGGAATATCAAAATGTTCGATTTATTATATACAATGATTTCATTAAATATACTTTGTTTTGTAATAAGACCGATAATTATGGGAACCGGAGAAGATGAAAACTCCATTACCGAACACTTCTCTCAAGTTATGGAAAATAGAAAAGAAAAGAACGTTGAAATAATAATGAGTTATTTAAAGATTTAG